From Gadus chalcogrammus mitochondrion, complete genome, a single genomic window includes:
- the ATP8 gene encoding ATP synthase F0 subunit 8 → MPQLNPAPWFMIFMFTWAIFLTILPPKVMAHTFPNEPSPQGMTTPKTAPWNWPWH, encoded by the coding sequence ATGCCCCAGTTAAACCCCGCCCCCTGATTTATAATCTTCATGTTTACATGAGCAATTTTCCTAACTATTCTTCCCCCAAAAGTAATAGCACATACTTTCCCAAATGAGCCTTCTCCCCAAGGTATAACAACTCCTAAAACTGCCCCCTGAAACTGACCATGACACTAA